The window AAAAGTTATTTAGCAGTGAAAGATGATGGGATGCCTGACGACTATGGGATGGTACACACCGAGAATTTTATGCTCATCGACAAAAAAAGCCAAATCAGAGGGTATTATGATGGCACAAAAAAAGAAGATATTAAAACCCTTTTAAAAGATATTCAAAAGTTAAAAAAAGAATACAAAGAGTAGTTTTTTGCTTTCAATTTTTTTAAGCTGAAATTTAGCCATACTTTTGCTTCTTTAAAATCAATCTAAATAAGCTTGAGCCATACATTAGACACATTAAAAAGAGGAGAACGCGCTATAATAATAGACGTATCTTCACATTTGATCCCACTAAAACTTCTAGAAATGGGATGTTTACCAGGTAATACTGTCCAATTGGTGCAAGTCGCTCCATTTTCGGATCCATTATATCTTAATATCAACGGGAGTCATTTAGCGATTAGAAAAGAAACTGCCATTCATATCATTATTGAAAAAGAGGTTTTATGAGCAAGCAAATAAACATCGCCTTAATTGGTAATCCAAACACAGGAAAAACCTCGGTTTTTAACGCACTGACAGGTTTAAACCAAAAAGTTGGAAATTACCCTGGGATTACTGTCGAAAAAAAAGAAGGTATATGCAAATTACCTAGAGGTCTTAAAGCGCATATCATTGACCTACCGGGTACTTACAGTTTGAATGCCTCGTCTCTAGATGAAAACGTTGTTATTGAATTACTGCTTAACAAAAACGATAAAGACTTTCCCGATGTTGCTGTTGTCGTTAGTGATGTTGAAAATTTAAAACGAAACTTACTTCTTTTTACACA is drawn from Psychroserpens sp. NJDZ02 and contains these coding sequences:
- a CDS encoding ferrous iron transport protein A → MSHTLDTLKRGERAIIIDVSSHLIPLKLLEMGCLPGNTVQLVQVAPFSDPLYLNINGSHLAIRKETAIHIIIEKEVL